The following are from one region of the Halarcobacter sp. genome:
- a CDS encoding ComEC/Rec2 family competence protein, which translates to MDSLQLLSDKKDFFALFLLILFVLSTNLIFEYFKYSKIKQEEIYEDSFRIINIYNKKDYYVLKLKNDDLTFFTSINKKLKVEKLDYINIAFITLQVDFFTFLKGFYAKSIYVEKEKKEDDFKKILYEKIVSQHKQIELKQLFSALFLAVPISKEYRDIYTGLSISHLIAISGFHLSILTAIIYALIFYPYKIIQEKYFLYRNRKMDIMFISTIVLFFYLLLTDMVPSLLRSFVMFVFAIIFLRSNIKLLSYKTLLITCLFIISLYPQYIFSISLWFSLSGVFYIFLYLQYFKSLPVLINIVFFNFWIYFAFNPIIHFFFFDTSYEQLFSPILTLIFSIFYPFELFLHLINYGNLLDNYLMYLLNFSLDIKQYETSLYFFAVYILFSLLSIFGKKYFIILNILLMIFSINMFI; encoded by the coding sequence ATGGATAGTTTACAATTACTCTCAGACAAGAAAGATTTTTTCGCACTTTTTTTATTGATATTATTTGTATTAAGTACAAATCTTATTTTCGAGTATTTTAAATATTCAAAAATAAAACAAGAAGAGATTTATGAAGATAGTTTTAGAATAATTAATATCTATAATAAAAAAGACTATTATGTATTAAAACTAAAAAATGATGACTTAACATTTTTTACCTCAATAAACAAAAAATTAAAAGTTGAAAAACTAGATTACATAAATATAGCTTTTATAACACTACAAGTTGATTTCTTTACTTTTTTAAAAGGTTTTTATGCTAAATCAATATATGTTGAGAAAGAGAAAAAAGAGGATGATTTTAAAAAGATTTTATATGAAAAAATAGTATCCCAACATAAACAAATAGAATTAAAACAACTATTCTCTGCTTTATTTTTAGCAGTTCCCATATCTAAAGAATATAGAGATATTTATACAGGACTTTCAATTAGTCATTTAATAGCAATTTCAGGTTTTCACCTATCAATTCTAACAGCTATAATATATGCATTGATTTTCTATCCTTATAAAATAATCCAGGAAAAATACTTTTTATATAGAAATAGAAAGATGGATATTATGTTTATATCAACAATAGTATTATTCTTTTATCTTTTATTAACAGATATGGTGCCTTCACTTTTAAGAAGCTTTGTAATGTTTGTTTTTGCAATAATATTTCTTCGCTCAAATATAAAACTACTTTCTTATAAAACATTGTTAATCACTTGCTTATTTATAATCTCTCTTTATCCACAATATATATTTTCAATATCTTTATGGTTTTCATTAAGTGGTGTGTTTTATATATTTTTATATTTACAATATTTTAAAAGTTTGCCTGTACTAATAAATATAGTATTTTTTAATTTCTGGATATATTTTGCTTTTAATCCAATAATTCATTTTTTCTTTTTTGATACCTCTTATGAGCAACTTTTTTCACCTATTCTTACTTTGATTTTTTCTATTTTTTATCCCTTTGAACTTTTTCTTCACTTGATAAATTATGGTAATTTATTAGATAATTATTTAATGTATTTATTAAATTTCAGTTTAGATATTAAACAATATGAAACTTCACTTTATTTTTTTGCTGTTTATATACTATTCAGTTTATTAAGTATTTTTGGTAAAAAATATTTTATAATTTTAAATATATTATTAATGATATTTAGTATCAATATGTTTATTTAA
- the ovoA gene encoding 5-histidylcysteine sulfoxide synthase, which produces MNYIKDTINLSVGTVEEKREEIKKYFLQTYELDEKLFELLEKKDYLYEQPNRLRHPLIFYYGHTATFFMNKLNVANIINKRINKSYESIFAIGVDEMSWDDLNSENYTWPSFEQTKAYRDEVKEIILDLIENLEFTMPINWESPLWIILMGIEHENIHIETSSVLLRELDISYLNQDEIFEYNNETSNEYPQNELVEVKGGEVILEKDYNEPVFYGWDNEFSFHKAKIKDFKASKYLVSNGEFLEFVKEGGYSKLHYFTKDGLKWLDFSKAKYPTFWVKKDEEFYLREINRIIPLPLNYPVDINVYEAEAFCKYKSEKLGFEVRLPSEDEYYRLNDYVNAQECEANIGLKYFNQTPVDKYKMGDFYDVVGNVWQWSITPTYPFDGFKTHPAYDDFTTPTFDDRHALMKGGSFISLGNEILRSARYAFRKHFFQHAGFRYVKSDNEYRTKLNDNVYETDEQISQYCEFHYGEEFYNVKNFPKNSVEVLKPYLKDINTNKALDLGCSVGRSTFELGKVFDEVLGIDFSANFINVGVKLKKYDSLTYKVATEGDLFDEKTVSLADLDLEQIKDKVEFMQGDACNLKDIYTGYDLIFCSNLIDRLYYPQKFLDDIPNRVNENGLLVLLSPYTWLEEYTPKQNWLGGFIRDNKEVKTLDTLKQNLEDRYELVDTIDVPFVIKETNRKFQHSISQMSIWKRKATK; this is translated from the coding sequence ATGAATTATATTAAAGATACTATAAATTTAAGTGTTGGGACTGTTGAAGAAAAAAGAGAAGAGATTAAAAAGTATTTTTTACAAACTTATGAATTAGATGAAAAGTTGTTTGAATTATTAGAAAAAAAAGATTATTTATATGAACAACCAAACAGATTAAGACATCCTTTGATTTTTTATTATGGACATACTGCTACTTTTTTTATGAATAAATTAAATGTTGCAAATATTATAAACAAAAGAATAAATAAAAGCTATGAATCAATATTTGCAATTGGTGTTGATGAGATGAGTTGGGATGATTTAAATAGTGAAAACTATACTTGGCCTAGCTTTGAGCAAACAAAAGCATATAGAGATGAAGTAAAAGAGATAATTTTAGATTTAATTGAAAATCTAGAATTTACTATGCCAATTAACTGGGAGAGTCCTCTGTGGATTATCCTTATGGGAATTGAACATGAAAATATTCATATTGAAACATCATCTGTATTATTAAGAGAATTAGATATAAGCTATTTGAACCAAGATGAAATATTTGAATATAACAATGAAACAAGCAATGAATACCCACAAAATGAACTAGTTGAAGTAAAAGGTGGTGAAGTAATCCTTGAAAAAGATTATAATGAACCAGTTTTTTACGGCTGGGACAATGAATTCTCTTTTCATAAAGCAAAAATAAAAGATTTTAAAGCAAGTAAATATTTAGTTTCAAATGGAGAGTTTTTAGAATTTGTAAAAGAAGGTGGCTATTCTAAGCTACACTATTTTACTAAAGACGGCTTAAAGTGGTTAGATTTTAGTAAAGCCAAATATCCAACATTTTGGGTGAAAAAAGATGAAGAGTTTTATTTAAGAGAGATAAATAGAATTATTCCATTACCATTAAACTATCCAGTTGATATAAATGTATATGAAGCTGAAGCTTTTTGTAAATATAAAAGTGAGAAGTTAGGTTTTGAAGTTAGACTTCCAAGTGAAGATGAATATTATAGATTAAATGATTATGTAAATGCCCAAGAGTGTGAAGCAAATATTGGATTAAAATATTTTAACCAAACACCAGTTGATAAATATAAAATGGGTGACTTTTATGATGTAGTTGGAAATGTATGGCAATGGAGTATAACTCCAACGTATCCATTTGATGGATTTAAAACCCATCCAGCTTATGATGATTTTACAACTCCAACTTTTGATGATAGACATGCTCTTATGAAGGGTGGTTCTTTTATTAGTTTAGGAAATGAGATTTTAAGAAGTGCAAGATATGCCTTTAGAAAACACTTTTTCCAACATGCTGGATTTAGATATGTAAAAAGTGATAATGAATATAGAACAAAATTAAATGACAATGTATATGAAACAGATGAACAAATATCACAGTATTGTGAGTTTCATTATGGAGAAGAGTTTTACAATGTAAAAAACTTCCCTAAAAACTCTGTAGAGGTTTTAAAACCATATTTAAAAGATATTAATACAAACAAAGCACTTGATTTGGGTTGTTCAGTTGGTAGAAGTACTTTTGAGTTAGGAAAAGTTTTTGATGAGGTTTTAGGTATTGATTTTAGTGCTAATTTTATTAATGTTGGAGTGAAGCTTAAAAAATATGATTCTTTAACATATAAAGTGGCAACTGAGGGTGACCTTTTTGATGAAAAAACTGTTTCTTTAGCTGATTTGGATTTAGAACAAATAAAAGATAAAGTTGAGTTTATGCAAGGAGATGCTTGTAACTTAAAAGATATTTATACAGGATACGACCTAATATTTTGTTCAAACCTAATTGATAGATTATATTATCCACAAAAGTTTTTAGATGATATACCAAACAGAGTAAATGAAAATGGATTATTAGTTTTACTTAGCCCTTATACTTGGTTAGAAGAATATACTCCAAAACAAAACTGGTTAGGTGGCTTTATTAGAGATAATAAAGAGGTAAAAACCTTAGATACTTTAAAACAAAACTTAGAAGACAGATATGAACTTGTAGATACAATCGATGTTCCTTTTGTAATAAAAGAAACAAATAGAAAGTTTCAACACTCAATCTCACAAATGAGTATATGGAAAAGAAAAGCTACTAAATAA
- a CDS encoding ADP-ribosylglycohydrolase family protein, which translates to MDLKDRAQGAILGAFIGDALALGPHWYYDLDEQYKDYGEWITTYTNPKEGRYHEHEKAGNQSQAGYILKLMIKSIIDSKGYNQEDFCKKLDEDLFKKIDGIPTHGPGGYTSQSIREVYRQRVEQKLSWDEVGSRADTTEAIERTLALAVMYARNPKKLAKSVSHNTFLTQVDDVVGSMTVAYSAVLAQLIQGEKLDKDISIKLMKLVKKGELPFHAVTSDNFQPPKPGAKDPSNIGLFASPDALLSPSYMAQAAEDKDIKIEPAWKVSLVYGMPCAIYHILPASYYLAARFKDDFEGAILNSLNGGGQNQARSILTGALVGAQVGLKNIPKRFIDGLNEKDEILELTKKLSDIIE; encoded by the coding sequence ATGGATTTAAAAGATAGAGCTCAAGGGGCAATTTTAGGTGCCTTTATTGGAGATGCCTTAGCTTTAGGCCCACATTGGTATTACGATTTAGATGAACAATATAAAGATTATGGAGAATGGATTACAACTTATACAAATCCTAAAGAGGGAAGGTATCACGAGCATGAAAAGGCTGGAAATCAATCCCAAGCAGGATATATTTTAAAATTAATGATTAAATCTATTATTGACAGCAAGGGTTATAATCAAGAAGATTTTTGTAAAAAATTAGATGAAGATTTATTTAAAAAGATTGATGGAATTCCAACTCATGGACCAGGAGGTTATACTTCACAGTCTATTAGAGAAGTATATAGACAAAGGGTTGAACAAAAACTATCTTGGGATGAGGTAGGAAGTAGGGCAGATACTACTGAAGCTATTGAAAGAACACTTGCTTTAGCTGTAATGTATGCAAGAAACCCTAAAAAACTGGCAAAAAGTGTTTCTCATAATACTTTTTTAACTCAAGTAGATGATGTAGTGGGTTCTATGACAGTTGCATACTCAGCTGTATTAGCTCAACTTATTCAAGGTGAAAAGCTAGATAAAGATATCTCAATAAAACTTATGAAACTTGTAAAAAAAGGGGAACTACCTTTTCATGCTGTAACATCTGATAATTTTCAGCCACCAAAACCAGGAGCAAAAGATCCTTCAAATATTGGATTATTTGCTTCTCCTGATGCACTTTTATCACCTTCTTATATGGCACAAGCTGCTGAAGATAAAGATATTAAGATAGAACCAGCTTGGAAAGTATCTTTAGTATATGGTATGCCATGTGCTATTTATCATATATTGCCAGCTAGTTATTATTTAGCTGCTAGATTTAAAGATGATTTTGAAGGTGCAATTTTAAACTCACTAAATGGTGGTGGACAAAACCAAGCAAGATCTATATTAACAGGAGCTTTAGTTGGGGCTCAAGTTGGATTAAAAAATATTCCTAAAAGGTTTATTGATGGATTAAATGAAAAAGATGAGATTTTAGAATTAACTAAAAAACTTTCAGATATTATTGAATAA
- the rraA gene encoding ribonuclease E activity regulator RraA — MDFFTADICDEHPDKVYVLDCVFKNYGAKEKVQGNIVTVRLDKNNIELIKILRDEDGTGKIVVVDVEDEYFAVVGENLMKFALKNNYEAIIVNGYIRDTHQIKDIPVALFARGTCPRKYIPMTQGERGIELSFGGVKFCEGDYVYADTDGIILTKEKIV; from the coding sequence ATGGATTTTTTTACTGCTGATATCTGTGATGAACATCCAGACAAAGTATATGTGTTAGATTGTGTATTTAAAAACTATGGTGCAAAAGAAAAAGTACAAGGAAATATTGTAACTGTAAGACTTGATAAAAACAATATTGAACTAATAAAAATATTAAGAGATGAAGATGGTACAGGTAAAATAGTTGTAGTAGATGTAGAAGATGAATACTTTGCAGTTGTGGGTGAAAACTTGATGAAGTTTGCATTAAAAAACAATTATGAAGCTATCATTGTAAATGGATATATAAGAGATACCCACCAAATAAAAGATATACCAGTCGCTTTATTTGCTAGAGGAACTTGTCCTAGAAAATATATACCTATGACACAAGGTGAAAGAGGAATTGAGCTTTCTTTTGGTGGAGTGAAGTTTTGTGAAGGTGATTATGTGTATGCAGATACTGATGGGATAATACTTACAAAAGAAAAAATCGTTTAA
- a CDS encoding tetratricopeptide repeat protein encodes MSKYLFLIVPLLFIGCSTKLTVRSLESSNIVKENIHNIFLEQFTNDDINQTNYLENELANAKLESKNVFTIKPSFENIDGVVSGEVLESSLDFYKYYDEDFTSRCARYETINGIRTCVRYKLRRIPCERKNFRVKTQVKVLDKNHEIVFSKIYTKTKFENRCYRYSSGFNTLFLYNNHYYKEEIQRINPSLAKEIAKDIIKDIAPHYRFLDIEVIESINNDNKKIQKEFEDSINLLKEKNINSAELKLEKLNKTLYSNSYEVLYNLGLINESKNKLHKAIYYYEQALKLGNEPKDLSLINDAINRVEKNLRNIDETKAQLDNI; translated from the coding sequence ATGAGTAAATATCTGTTTTTGATTGTTCCTTTACTATTTATTGGTTGCTCCACTAAACTTACAGTTAGAAGTTTAGAATCATCAAATATAGTAAAAGAGAATATCCATAATATATTTCTTGAACAATTTACAAATGATGATATAAATCAAACAAATTATCTTGAAAATGAACTTGCTAATGCAAAACTTGAAAGTAAAAATGTATTTACTATCAAACCCTCTTTTGAAAATATAGATGGAGTTGTCTCGGGGGAAGTATTAGAATCAAGTCTTGATTTTTATAAATATTATGATGAAGATTTTACATCAAGATGTGCTAGATATGAAACAATAAATGGTATTAGAACTTGTGTAAGATATAAACTTAGAAGAATCCCTTGTGAAAGAAAAAACTTCAGAGTTAAAACTCAAGTTAAAGTTTTAGATAAAAACCATGAAATTGTGTTCTCTAAAATATATACAAAAACAAAATTTGAAAATAGATGTTATAGATACTCAAGTGGATTTAACACACTTTTTCTATACAATAATCACTACTATAAAGAAGAGATACAAAGAATAAATCCTAGTCTTGCAAAAGAGATTGCAAAAGATATTATAAAAGATATTGCACCACATTATAGGTTTTTAGATATTGAAGTAATAGAATCAATTAATAATGATAATAAAAAAATACAAAAAGAGTTTGAAGATTCTATTAATCTATTAAAAGAAAAAAATATAAATAGTGCTGAACTAAAATTAGAAAAATTAAATAAAACCCTATATTCTAACAGCTATGAAGTATTGTACAATTTGGGATTAATAAATGAAAGTAAAAACAAACTACATAAAGCGATATATTATTATGAACAAGCTTTAAAATTGGGAAATGAACCAAAAGATTTATCACTAATAAATGATGCTATAAATAGAGTAGAAAAAAACCTAAGAAATATAGATGAGACTAAGGCTCAATTAGATAATATATAA
- a CDS encoding SH3 domain-containing protein: MKLVKYILLIVVFLAFQGCTTKQVKIADVKNYSQDPSLYIKNFKQTNIDTKKLSQKYIKKYFSPWDLEKLSYSKKDAMWGNIYSKRVVYLENYRQIEKEWFKKLLENANYDEYNNAKLKAITTKNVDFRVLPTSSAILYNPKKAGEGFPFDYNQNSRVKINTPVFVSHFSKDKAWALVQSHYVLGWVRVDTLYFVNDEEIKNFKKYPLEVIVKEGYQTFNINTTENLKVGTFFPNTDDKYLLATNTGIKEVNISKDSIEPFPLEFTSKNINKLLQEFIGEPYGWGGLNNHRDCSSFTQDFFTPFAIYLNRNSKAQTKGYKYIDIYKMSNDEKKEFIANNAIPFLTLIYLRGHIMLYIGNMDNEPLAMHNMWGVRTWDTLFSRGRNIVGKTVITSLEPGIEIQNVDKNSTILSKIRGIVLLEK, translated from the coding sequence TTGAAACTAGTAAAATATATATTATTAATTGTGGTTTTTCTTGCTTTTCAAGGATGTACTACAAAACAAGTAAAAATTGCTGATGTAAAGAACTACTCCCAAGATCCAAGTTTATATATAAAAAACTTCAAACAAACAAATATTGATACAAAAAAATTAAGTCAAAAGTATATAAAAAAATATTTTTCTCCTTGGGATTTAGAAAAGCTAAGCTACTCAAAAAAAGATGCTATGTGGGGAAATATCTACTCTAAAAGGGTAGTTTATTTAGAAAACTATAGACAAATAGAAAAAGAATGGTTTAAAAAGTTATTAGAAAATGCAAATTATGATGAATACAATAATGCAAAACTAAAAGCAATAACAACAAAAAATGTTGATTTTAGAGTATTACCTACTAGTAGTGCCATACTTTACAATCCTAAAAAAGCTGGTGAAGGTTTCCCTTTTGACTATAACCAAAATTCAAGGGTTAAAATAAATACGCCTGTATTTGTGTCACACTTCTCTAAAGACAAAGCTTGGGCTTTGGTTCAATCTCACTATGTTTTAGGTTGGGTTAGAGTTGATACTCTATATTTTGTAAATGATGAAGAGATTAAAAACTTTAAAAAATACCCTTTGGAAGTTATAGTTAAAGAGGGTTATCAAACTTTTAATATAAATACTACAGAAAATCTAAAAGTTGGAACATTTTTCCCAAATACAGATGACAAGTATCTTTTAGCAACAAATACTGGAATAAAAGAAGTCAATATTTCTAAAGACTCTATAGAGCCTTTTCCTTTGGAGTTTACTTCAAAAAATATAAATAAGCTCCTACAAGAGTTTATTGGTGAGCCATATGGATGGGGAGGACTAAACAACCATAGAGATTGTTCTAGTTTTACCCAAGATTTTTTCACACCTTTTGCAATATATCTAAATAGAAACTCAAAAGCTCAAACTAAAGGTTATAAATATATAGATATATACAAAATGTCAAATGATGAGAAAAAAGAGTTTATAGCAAACAATGCAATACCGTTTTTAACCCTTATCTATTTAAGAGGTCATATTATGCTATATATTGGAAATATGGACAATGAACCCCTAGCAATGCATAATATGTGGGGAGTTAGAACTTGGGATACTCTTTTTTCAAGGGGAAGAAATATTGTAGGGAAAACAGTAATTACCTCTTTAGAACCAGGAATTGAAATACAAAATGTGGATAAAAACAGTACCATATTAAGTAAAATTAGAGGAATCGTTTTATTAGAAAAATAG
- a CDS encoding SDR family oxidoreductase, whose amino-acid sequence MRVLLTGSSGYIGRRLKQKLLADDNINLRLFVRNKNTLSRELSSNIEVVEGDSFDKNSLKEALKDVDVAYYLIHSLSSKDYKNLDKISAQNFIDTAQECNVKKVIYLGGLGVKDENTSEHLLSRIETGEILSSSKKVQTVWLRAGVIIGSGSTSFEIIRNLIEKLPIMTTPKWVNTKAQPIAVEDVIQYLTASLYLQEKENIIVDIGSEQLQYKEMMLQTAKALGLKRILIPLPFLSINLSSYWLNLFTPVPFNVAKALIEGLKSEVIIQNENAKKYFPNIKPISFLSSVKKAIEEIETNQVISRWSDHSGQIWDKNHTEQLADAVFVDRRIKDINDLPNKKVYESFISIGGNNGWFAFDYLWKLRGFIDKALGGVGLRRGRRDQNKLRIGESLDFWRVVDIQENERLLLYAQMKLPGVAWLEFKIEDNKLIQSAYFYPKGVLGRLYWYSLIPLHYFVFNDMIDGIIKRASSG is encoded by the coding sequence ATGAGAGTATTACTTACCGGTTCTTCAGGATATATAGGAAGAAGACTAAAACAAAAACTATTAGCAGATGATAATATCAACTTAAGGCTATTTGTAAGAAATAAAAATACATTATCACGGGAACTATCTTCTAATATAGAAGTAGTTGAAGGTGATAGTTTTGATAAAAATAGTCTAAAAGAAGCTTTAAAAGATGTGGATGTAGCCTATTATCTAATACATTCTTTAAGTAGTAAAGACTATAAGAATCTAGATAAAATATCAGCTCAAAACTTTATTGATACAGCCCAAGAGTGCAATGTAAAAAAAGTGATATATTTAGGTGGTCTTGGAGTAAAAGATGAAAATACCAGTGAGCATCTTTTAAGTAGAATTGAAACCGGAGAGATATTAAGTTCTTCTAAAAAAGTACAGACAGTTTGGTTAAGAGCTGGAGTAATAATAGGTTCAGGAAGTACTAGTTTTGAGATAATTAGAAACCTAATAGAAAAACTTCCAATAATGACAACACCCAAATGGGTTAATACAAAAGCTCAACCAATTGCAGTTGAAGATGTAATACAGTATCTAACAGCTTCACTTTATTTACAAGAAAAAGAAAATATCATTGTTGATATAGGTTCAGAACAACTTCAATACAAAGAGATGATGCTTCAAACTGCAAAGGCTTTAGGTCTAAAAAGGATACTTATTCCTCTTCCTTTTTTATCAATAAATCTATCTTCATATTGGTTAAACCTTTTTACACCTGTACCTTTTAATGTAGCAAAAGCTTTAATTGAAGGTTTAAAATCAGAAGTAATAATACAAAATGAAAATGCAAAAAAATATTTTCCAAATATAAAACCAATAAGTTTTTTATCAAGTGTAAAAAAAGCTATTGAAGAGATAGAAACAAATCAAGTAATAAGTAGATGGAGTGATCACTCTGGGCAAATTTGGGACAAAAACCATACAGAGCAATTAGCTGATGCAGTTTTTGTAGATAGAAGAATAAAAGATATAAATGATTTACCAAATAAAAAAGTATATGAAAGTTTTATTAGTATTGGTGGAAACAATGGTTGGTTTGCCTTTGATTATTTATGGAAACTAAGAGGTTTTATTGATAAAGCTTTAGGTGGTGTAGGATTAAGAAGAGGAAGAAGAGACCAAAATAAACTAAGAATTGGTGAGAGTTTAGACTTTTGGAGAGTTGTAGATATACAAGAAAATGAGAGACTTCTTTTATATGCACAAATGAAACTACCAGGTGTTGCTTGGTTGGAGTTTAAAATAGAAGATAACAAACTAATACAATCCGCTTATTTTTATCCAAAAGGGGTATTGGGACGTTTATATTGGTATAGTTTAATACCTTTACACTATTTTGTATTTAATGATATGATTGATGGAATTATAAAAAGAGCTTCCAGTGGATAG